The following are encoded together in the Thalassomonas haliotis genome:
- a CDS encoding neutral/alkaline ceramidase, translated as MRKIRTRIRKIIPAFLLAFAGAAQAGDFQIGRGIHDITGPAAEVGMLGYADLEQISSGIHTRLHARAFIIAENDNANQRVVMVSADLGMLTQSVKQGVMAKLKQKYGGLYLDANVMLSPTHTHSGPGGLSHYALTNLTSLGYIEQNYHTVVNGIVAAIDQAHQELSLGEIKINQGELYNVSVNRSDEAYQANPAQEKNRYDDNVEHTMTLLKFSKNNRDYAQWNWFPVHPVSMSSSNTLISADNKGYASYLFERDMGLDYLTKQGFVAAFAQANAGDVSPNLNLDGTGPGSTELESTQIIGQRQYDKAKELYLSASQSLSGDISYRHTFVDFSKLAVAAEYSGESASTTCDAALGYAFAAGTEDGKGPDWFHEGENSENPLFTMVTSLIAVAPDTLRECHAEKEILLATGLVEPVPWTPDVLPLQLLKIGRLAVIALPSEITTMAGRRLMATVKAELAGEVDHVVLSGLANTYAGYVATREEYAAQNYEGGHTIFGPHTLAGYQQEFTKLARAIKQNTQVEAGPALRELADQQLTFQTGVVLDNTPIFTSFGDVHQQVNASYQKGQTAFVSFWTGHPKNDLKTQGTYLEVQRKVAGNWQKVADDNDWQTFYRWKRIDPVWGSSRAEISWNIPSDAAGGEYRILHYGAYKNGWTGNIHSFTGKSKSFTVN; from the coding sequence ATGAGAAAAATAAGGACGAGGATCAGGAAAATAATACCTGCGTTTTTACTTGCCTTTGCAGGTGCCGCCCAGGCGGGAGATTTTCAAATAGGCCGGGGTATACATGATATTACCGGGCCGGCGGCGGAAGTCGGCATGTTGGGATATGCCGACTTGGAGCAGATCAGCTCAGGTATTCATACCCGGTTGCACGCCCGTGCATTTATCATTGCCGAAAATGACAATGCTAACCAGCGGGTGGTGATGGTCAGTGCCGATCTCGGTATGCTGACCCAGTCGGTGAAACAGGGGGTGATGGCCAAGCTCAAGCAAAAATACGGCGGGCTCTATCTCGATGCCAATGTTATGTTATCTCCCACCCATACCCATTCGGGTCCCGGCGGCCTGTCCCACTACGCTCTCACCAACCTGACTTCTCTGGGTTATATCGAGCAGAATTATCATACGGTTGTTAACGGCATAGTGGCGGCGATAGACCAGGCGCACCAGGAGCTGAGCCTTGGGGAAATAAAAATCAACCAGGGTGAGCTGTATAATGTCAGCGTTAACCGCAGTGACGAAGCCTACCAGGCAAATCCGGCACAAGAAAAAAACCGGTATGACGATAATGTCGAACATACCATGACCTTGCTGAAATTCAGCAAAAATAACCGGGATTACGCCCAGTGGAACTGGTTCCCTGTGCACCCTGTGTCCATGAGCAGCAGCAATACCCTGATTTCCGCCGATAACAAGGGATATGCCTCCTATCTTTTTGAGCGGGACATGGGGCTGGATTACCTGACTAAACAAGGTTTTGTCGCCGCCTTTGCCCAGGCTAATGCCGGGGATGTCAGCCCCAACCTGAACCTCGACGGTACAGGCCCCGGCAGTACAGAGCTGGAAAGCACACAAATTATCGGTCAGCGCCAATATGATAAAGCGAAAGAGCTTTATTTAAGCGCCAGCCAAAGCCTGAGCGGCGATATCAGCTATCGCCATACCTTTGTTGACTTCTCCAAACTGGCGGTGGCTGCCGAATATTCCGGGGAAAGCGCCAGTACCACCTGCGATGCCGCCTTAGGTTATGCCTTTGCCGCCGGTACCGAAGACGGCAAGGGGCCGGACTGGTTTCACGAAGGAGAAAACAGTGAAAACCCGCTGTTTACTATGGTAACTTCCCTGATTGCCGTAGCCCCGGATACGCTTAGGGAATGCCATGCGGAAAAAGAAATCCTGCTGGCAACCGGTTTGGTAGAGCCTGTACCCTGGACCCCGGATGTCCTGCCGCTGCAGTTGCTGAAAATAGGCCGTTTGGCTGTCATTGCCCTGCCGTCTGAGATCACTACCATGGCGGGACGCAGGTTAATGGCTACGGTAAAAGCCGAGCTGGCGGGTGAGGTCGATCATGTGGTTTTATCCGGCCTGGCCAATACCTATGCCGGTTATGTCGCCACCCGGGAAGAATATGCCGCCCAGAATTATGAAGGCGGCCATACCATTTTTGGTCCCCATACCTTGGCGGGTTACCAGCAGGAATTTACTAAGCTGGCGCGGGCGATCAAGCAAAATACCCAAGTGGAAGCCGGACCGGCTTTAAGGGAGTTGGCGGATCAGCAACTGACCTTCCAAACCGGCGTGGTACTGGATAATACCCCGATCTTTACCTCTTTTGGCGATGTCCACCAGCAGGTGAATGCCAGTTACCAGAAAGGACAGACTGCTTTTGTCAGTTTCTGGACCGGGCACCCGAAAAATGACTTGAAAACCCAGGGCACTTATCTGGAAGTACAAAGGAAAGTGGCAGGCAACTGGCAAAAGGTCGCCGATGATAACGACTGGCAGACCTTTTACCGCTGGAAGCGTATCGACCCCGTGTGGGGCAGCTCACGCGCGGAAATCTCCTGGAATATTCCATCAGATGCCGCCGGCGGGGAGTACCGCATCCTGCATTACGGCGCCTATAAAAACGGCTGGACCGGCAATATCCATAGTTTTACCGGAAAATCCAAATCCTTTACCGTAAATTGA
- a CDS encoding putative bifunctional diguanylate cyclase/phosphodiesterase, translating to MESQTACSPINILFADDDTLMHEMVMHALDDGVFKVTVVENGRQAVDYFTAAKWDLVLLDVDMPEMNGFAACLRIRQLDPDVSVPIVMITGLDDFVSIEAAYLSGADDFITKPITWPTLGQRLTYLHRGNQARLQLQAQMRSEQALYEAIPDSIVTFDSELQVRKLHKGMQEYLFADLDEKGIQHCTVVAMLTDVLALASTEQITASDFTKQITLDGQSYFLECRLAQREHYESILVIRDISQRKQDEEKIMTLIFFDPLTGLPNRTFLKEQLTRDIANCERWNRVLALLFLNVRAFSKINETFGIAVGDELILEISKRLAALLRNYDTQARVTVEEKTGLSRFAGDEFAIILRDVSDNKDINRIVERLIGEMAKPFTIQGHSLVVDLYIGCSLYPADAKDVGTLIAAADSAKKLSRQEPLIPFSFYDLSANKLAKRQHILESKLRHALENKEFSLLIQPKFHLSQPAVLSGELLLRWQNSELGAVSPAEFIPIAEQSGLIIEISEWVLEQGCRIARQLQQEYGLRVRLAINVSPQMFLAKENFLGYLTRLLLRYQIPAAQLELEITEYVLMQDESETVNTLLALQEQGVGIALDDFGTGYSSLSYLTRLDLNTLKIDRVFISTLDSERSQKLVKSIIALAKQLGMEVVAEGVETQAQLQFLQEMECDYAQGFLLAKPMVISQYVDFIGQNFPDKLPAFT from the coding sequence ATGGAAAGCCAAACCGCTTGCTCGCCTATCAATATCTTATTTGCCGATGATGATACCTTAATGCATGAAATGGTCATGCATGCCCTGGATGACGGTGTTTTTAAGGTCACTGTGGTAGAAAATGGCCGACAAGCAGTGGATTATTTCACCGCTGCGAAATGGGATCTGGTATTGCTTGATGTTGATATGCCTGAGATGAATGGCTTTGCGGCCTGTCTGCGGATCCGCCAGCTGGATCCCGACGTCAGTGTGCCTATTGTGATGATCACCGGCCTGGATGATTTTGTCTCTATTGAAGCCGCTTATCTTAGCGGCGCCGATGATTTTATTACTAAACCTATCACCTGGCCCACCTTAGGTCAAAGGCTGACCTACCTGCACCGGGGAAATCAGGCTCGATTGCAGTTACAGGCACAAATGCGCAGTGAACAGGCATTGTATGAAGCCATACCGGACAGCATAGTGACTTTTGACAGTGAGCTGCAGGTGAGGAAATTGCATAAAGGGATGCAGGAATATCTGTTTGCGGATCTGGACGAAAAGGGCATACAGCACTGTACTGTGGTCGCTATGTTAACGGATGTCCTGGCGTTAGCCAGTACCGAGCAAATCACCGCCAGTGATTTTACCAAACAAATTACCCTGGACGGGCAGAGTTATTTTCTTGAGTGCCGCCTGGCGCAGCGGGAGCACTATGAAAGCATTCTTGTGATCCGGGATATTTCCCAGCGTAAGCAAGATGAAGAAAAGATCATGACGCTGATCTTTTTTGACCCCTTGACCGGGCTTCCCAACAGAACGTTTCTCAAAGAGCAGTTAACCCGGGATATTGCCAATTGTGAACGCTGGAACCGTGTGTTGGCCCTGTTGTTTTTAAATGTACGTGCTTTTTCAAAAATTAACGAGACTTTTGGCATCGCGGTCGGCGATGAGTTGATCCTGGAGATCAGTAAACGCCTTGCCGCTTTGTTAAGAAATTATGATACCCAGGCCCGGGTCACCGTCGAAGAGAAAACCGGTTTATCCAGGTTTGCCGGCGATGAGTTTGCCATTATTTTACGGGACGTCAGCGATAATAAGGACATCAACCGTATTGTCGAACGCTTAATCGGCGAAATGGCTAAGCCCTTTACTATTCAGGGGCATAGCCTGGTAGTGGATCTCTATATTGGCTGCAGTCTTTATCCCGCCGATGCAAAGGATGTCGGTACCCTGATTGCGGCCGCCGATTCGGCGAAAAAATTGAGCCGGCAAGAGCCCTTGATCCCCTTCTCTTTCTATGATTTGTCCGCGAACAAATTGGCCAAACGCCAGCATATTCTTGAAAGCAAATTAAGGCATGCCCTTGAAAATAAAGAATTCAGCCTGCTGATTCAGCCCAAGTTTCATTTAAGTCAGCCTGCGGTGCTGTCGGGAGAGTTGTTGCTGCGCTGGCAAAACAGCGAATTAGGCGCAGTATCACCCGCCGAATTCATACCTATTGCCGAGCAATCCGGCTTGATTATCGAGATCAGTGAATGGGTGCTGGAGCAGGGGTGCCGCATTGCCCGGCAGTTACAACAAGAGTATGGCTTAAGGGTCCGGCTGGCCATTAATGTTTCTCCCCAGATGTTTTTGGCGAAAGAAAACTTTCTCGGATACCTCACCCGGTTATTGCTGCGTTATCAAATACCCGCTGCGCAACTTGAACTTGAAATCACCGAATATGTGCTGATGCAAGATGAAAGTGAAACCGTCAATACCTTGTTGGCCCTGCAAGAGCAGGGAGTCGGGATTGCCCTCGATGACTTTGGTACCGGGTACTCTTCGCTGAGTTACTTAACCCGGCTCGATTTGAACACCCTAAAAATTGACCGGGTCTTTATTTCAACCTTAGACAGTGAACGCAGCCAGAAGCTGGTGAAAAGTATTATCGCCCTGGCAAAACAATTAGGCATGGAAGTGGTTGCAGAAGGGGTGGAAACCCAGGCACAACTGCAATTTTTACAGGAGATGGAATGTGACTATGCTCAGGGCTTCTTGCTGGCCAAACCTATGGTCATTTCTCAATATGTTGATTTTATCGGGCAAAATTTTCCGGATAAGCTGCCTGCCTTTACCTGA
- a CDS encoding TonB-dependent receptor plug domain-containing protein: MLILSGKIFRISCLPLPDMARFGRLLALTGLLLPATAVGQAQDELSLEDLMQVEVTSGSKFSQELSDIPAAAYILSKQDIRLTGATNLPELLENIPGVFVAGASANTWAIGSRGFAGVFANKLLVMVDGRSLFSPLFSGVFWDLLDIYINDIKRIEVIRGAGSSIWGANAINGIINIITEASVDTQGLDLYSYFGDQTSHDLGMRYGTSLADGLFAKAYIKQKQIEDFATASEAISDAWQSTMTGVRVDGFVNRDSWYVSADYIEQDTSDISIILASDEQASNQLDNSSWNLTGFWQRLITPDNRLSFAMHIQEQQRSGTSNRLTDKLFNSELDHAYRITPALLLSYGLGYRVNRFTLESEHAFNFIGDNDHARAEIYSGYGQLQLQFNQQQSLQLGSKVERHIHSYGETAEGKQTEHRKTYWFPDIKYLHKVNEQSSFWLSLNKSERVPSMAEHGIDVALLNVPAMSEQNPAPWDIETSFKSNQDFAAEKIKSLEAGYRSLLSPTMSLDMAVFYSDFGQLRSTRQGAVVCRQSQQAPPDCNLPDTIESEVILENDASATSLGVEAYSNWLLNQNIRLQFNYAYLDLDYQAGSDLVLEDAVSTTFYRHSFGIKGDWLQGDRFKVRLAYSAKRRLHSPDKTLLKADTEQLNLSAYYQLLPGVMLSAQVKNLLNDKEYQWFPEFPKGHASGEKQQFLLGMRITF; this comes from the coding sequence ATGTTGATTTTATCGGGCAAAATTTTCCGGATAAGCTGCCTGCCTTTACCTGATATGGCCAGGTTCGGCCGCTTGCTTGCCCTGACTGGTTTGTTGTTGCCGGCGACGGCCGTTGGCCAGGCGCAGGACGAACTTTCGTTAGAAGACCTGATGCAGGTGGAAGTAACCTCTGGCAGCAAGTTCAGCCAGGAGCTCAGCGATATTCCCGCCGCCGCCTATATTCTTTCCAAACAGGACATTAGGTTAACCGGCGCCACCAACCTGCCCGAGCTGCTGGAAAATATCCCGGGTGTTTTTGTTGCCGGCGCCAGTGCCAATACCTGGGCAATTGGCTCCAGGGGGTTTGCCGGGGTATTTGCCAACAAATTGCTGGTAATGGTGGATGGCCGGAGCCTGTTCAGCCCGCTCTTTTCCGGGGTATTCTGGGACTTACTCGATATTTATATTAATGATATTAAGCGCATTGAAGTTATCCGGGGTGCAGGCTCAAGCATCTGGGGAGCCAATGCCATTAACGGCATTATCAATATTATCACCGAAGCCAGTGTCGATACCCAGGGGCTTGATTTATACAGTTATTTTGGCGATCAGACGAGCCATGACCTGGGGATGCGCTATGGTACCTCGCTGGCGGACGGATTGTTTGCCAAAGCCTATATCAAGCAAAAGCAGATTGAGGATTTTGCCACGGCATCAGAGGCGATCAGCGATGCCTGGCAATCCACCATGACCGGGGTGAGAGTGGACGGTTTTGTCAACCGGGACAGCTGGTATGTGTCGGCGGATTATATTGAACAGGATACCTCAGACATCAGTATCATCCTGGCGTCAGACGAGCAGGCGAGCAATCAGTTGGACAATAGCAGCTGGAACCTGACCGGCTTCTGGCAGCGGCTGATCACCCCGGATAACCGCCTGTCTTTTGCCATGCATATTCAGGAGCAGCAGCGCAGCGGAACCAGTAACCGGTTAACAGATAAGCTTTTCAACAGCGAGTTAGATCATGCCTACCGCATTACCCCGGCTTTGCTGCTCAGCTACGGACTGGGTTACCGTGTTAACCGTTTCACCCTGGAATCTGAGCATGCCTTTAACTTTATCGGTGACAATGACCATGCCAGGGCCGAGATCTATAGCGGTTATGGCCAGCTGCAGCTTCAGTTTAATCAACAACAGTCGCTACAGCTGGGCAGCAAGGTCGAACGCCATATACATAGCTATGGCGAAACGGCAGAAGGGAAACAGACAGAGCACAGGAAAACTTACTGGTTTCCCGATATTAAATACCTGCATAAAGTGAATGAACAGTCGAGTTTCTGGCTGAGCCTCAATAAAAGCGAGCGGGTGCCTTCTATGGCGGAGCATGGCATAGATGTCGCCCTGCTTAATGTTCCGGCGATGTCGGAGCAAAATCCGGCCCCCTGGGATATAGAGACCAGCTTTAAATCTAACCAGGATTTTGCCGCAGAAAAAATCAAAAGCCTGGAAGCGGGTTACCGAAGCCTGCTTAGTCCGACGATGTCTTTAGATATGGCGGTCTTTTACAGTGACTTTGGGCAGTTGCGCAGCACCCGCCAAGGAGCTGTTGTTTGCCGGCAGAGCCAGCAGGCGCCTCCGGACTGTAACCTGCCCGACACCATAGAAAGTGAAGTGATCCTGGAAAATGACGCCTCGGCCACCAGCTTAGGGGTTGAAGCCTACTCCAACTGGTTGCTGAACCAGAATATCCGTTTGCAGTTTAATTATGCTTACCTGGATCTGGATTATCAGGCGGGATCCGATTTGGTTTTAGAGGATGCCGTCAGCACCACCTTTTATCGCCACAGTTTCGGCATCAAAGGAGACTGGCTGCAGGGAGACAGGTTTAAAGTGCGGCTTGCCTACAGCGCTAAACGCCGCCTGCACTCACCGGATAAAACCTTGCTCAAAGCCGATACCGAGCAGCTCAACCTCTCGGCATATTATCAGCTATTGCCCGGGGTTATGTTGTCGGCCCAGGTGAAAAACCTGCTAAACGATAAGGAATACCAGTGGTTTCCCGAGTTTCCCAAAGGCCATGCCAGCGGGGAAAAACAACAATTTTTACTAGGGATGCGCATCACCTTCTGA
- a CDS encoding YfiR family protein: MDSYDLQWRYMENFVKYIHWAKEQSLADYRVCIVGKSPFARPSGVLQLKQARLMLVAYENKLPDESEISLCHLAYLSKGLEHDLYFFILNELKKWPVLTVSDREQFIQQGGLMQFITVDNKLRFIINGHEAKRKGIIISPALLRLSEKGAG, encoded by the coding sequence ATGGACAGTTACGACCTGCAATGGCGTTATATGGAAAACTTTGTCAAATATATTCACTGGGCAAAGGAGCAAAGCCTGGCAGATTACCGGGTGTGTATTGTCGGCAAATCGCCGTTTGCACGTCCGTCCGGTGTGCTGCAACTGAAGCAAGCCCGCTTGATGCTGGTGGCTTATGAGAATAAGTTGCCCGATGAAAGCGAAATTTCCCTGTGCCACCTGGCCTACCTGAGTAAGGGGCTGGAGCACGATCTTTATTTTTTTATCTTAAACGAGCTGAAAAAATGGCCGGTATTAACCGTCAGTGACAGGGAGCAATTTATCCAGCAGGGAGGCCTGATGCAATTTATTACAGTAGACAATAAATTACGCTTTATTATCAACGGCCATGAAGCGAAAAGGAAAGGTATTATCATTTCGCCGGCTTTACTGCGTTTGTCTGAAAAGGGGGCGGGTTAG
- a CDS encoding ATP-binding protein: MLGLFTHHSIRRRTWGFIMFACILALSFSLVLGFFNNLRSINKIEARFQQSMARTMEQNVKASLLFNHKESAQSLIDGFRDDPYLAFVAVLGADKQLFAATSPVNAAARVKRLFAQYRDASSASFALPGESRQAHISPIRSDENALLGYMVLISSGELYRELWQEYLITMLWEFLLVVVIAGLLSRQFSHTLSRPIVNTSAFINRVTREKNYALQIQDIEKNEIGQLQKGLNELIRMGKTWNNELQNFSNKLKQEVSARTRSLREAKQNLEVTVKELQKAKEAADAANLAKSQFLANMSHEIRTPMQGVLGMAELLSATELSSEQFQHLQTIKKSGQNLLYIINDVLDFSKIEQGHLTLSTGWYSLRDVLEESVTLLYGKAAEKGIELVANLPLLECEAFYFDRGRLNQVFVNLLSNAIKFTEYGQVKVSWQISLQEKQAEVAIAITDTGIGIHKHKQQQIFEAFQQADSTTTRIYGGTGLGLSISKLLIDKMAGNITAASEYGRGSCFTVALRLGRDLTAAPAPYFREHIFPGLKIALISPQANEAEVICQHCQFWGAECFWFQDIACFETRVIRRRTITGLKAILWDKQGAGGDSHPLEQIIDNFAGDKIPVILLDRHVHSASGSRKKYQHLNKPLTTKRLFQLAELLFANRPVTELNKKSEAQLDFVVRCPPHVLLADDNLVNQEYGQAVLSKLMCEFDIVDSGKKALQSYINKRYDLVLMDCQMPEMDGYSATLAIREYEDKHGRTRVPIIALTAHALSSEKQKCFDVQMDDYLCKPYGIRELVEVMNPYLAEEKQFVIKRDASAALKRTRGEKPQEAVIDKQKLDNIRALQKPDQENLLVKIIHRFFTDGEQMINQLNDNREQENFEALRACVHKFKTAARNLGGTGLGDLCERLEHHEAGDWQGIDELLAQIHQDYQGLLKALGDIRESEAAAQE; encoded by the coding sequence GTGTTAGGCTTATTTACGCATCATTCTATCCGGCGGCGCACCTGGGGCTTTATCATGTTCGCCTGTATTCTGGCGCTGAGTTTTTCGCTGGTTTTGGGTTTTTTTAATAACCTGCGTTCCATCAATAAGATCGAAGCCAGGTTTCAGCAGAGCATGGCCAGGACCATGGAACAAAATGTCAAAGCCTCCCTGTTATTTAACCATAAAGAGTCTGCGCAAAGCTTAATCGACGGTTTTCGCGATGACCCTTATCTGGCATTTGTCGCCGTACTCGGCGCCGACAAGCAGCTATTTGCTGCCACTTCCCCGGTTAATGCCGCCGCCAGGGTAAAGCGCTTGTTTGCACAATACCGAGACGCCAGCAGCGCTTCTTTTGCCCTGCCGGGGGAAAGCCGCCAGGCCCATATCAGCCCGATACGCTCCGATGAAAACGCCCTGCTAGGTTATATGGTATTAATCTCCAGCGGCGAGTTGTACCGGGAGTTATGGCAAGAGTATTTGATCACTATGTTATGGGAGTTTTTACTCGTGGTGGTGATTGCCGGGTTATTGTCGCGACAATTTTCCCACACCCTTAGCCGGCCGATAGTTAATACTTCAGCTTTTATTAATAGGGTGACCCGGGAAAAAAACTATGCGTTACAGATACAGGACATAGAAAAAAATGAAATAGGTCAGTTGCAAAAGGGCTTAAATGAGCTGATCCGCATGGGGAAAACCTGGAATAATGAGCTGCAAAACTTCAGCAATAAACTCAAACAAGAAGTATCGGCGAGAACCCGGAGCCTCAGGGAAGCCAAACAAAACCTGGAAGTTACGGTGAAGGAGCTGCAAAAAGCCAAGGAAGCAGCCGATGCCGCCAATCTTGCCAAATCCCAGTTTCTTGCCAATATGAGCCATGAAATCAGGACTCCGATGCAGGGGGTGCTGGGGATGGCGGAATTGCTGTCTGCAACTGAGCTCAGTAGCGAGCAGTTTCAGCACCTGCAAACCATCAAGAAATCGGGGCAGAATTTACTGTATATCATTAATGATGTGCTTGATTTTTCGAAAATAGAACAAGGGCATTTAACCTTGAGCACAGGCTGGTATTCGCTGCGGGATGTGCTCGAGGAGTCGGTGACCTTGCTCTACGGCAAAGCCGCTGAAAAAGGCATCGAACTTGTCGCGAACCTGCCGCTGCTTGAGTGCGAAGCTTTTTATTTTGACCGGGGCCGACTGAACCAGGTCTTTGTCAACCTGCTCAGCAATGCCATCAAATTTACCGAGTACGGCCAGGTGAAAGTGTCGTGGCAGATCAGCTTGCAGGAAAAGCAGGCGGAAGTGGCGATTGCCATCACAGATACCGGCATTGGCATCCACAAGCATAAACAACAGCAGATCTTCGAGGCTTTTCAACAGGCGGACTCCACTACCACCCGCATTTACGGCGGTACGGGCCTGGGATTGTCCATTTCCAAACTGCTGATCGATAAAATGGCCGGGAACATCACCGCGGCCAGCGAATATGGCCGGGGGTCCTGTTTTACCGTTGCCTTAAGGCTGGGACGGGATCTGACGGCGGCTCCCGCCCCTTATTTTCGCGAGCATATCTTTCCCGGGCTGAAAATTGCGCTGATCAGTCCCCAGGCCAATGAAGCCGAGGTGATATGCCAGCATTGCCAGTTTTGGGGCGCCGAGTGCTTCTGGTTTCAGGATATCGCCTGTTTTGAAACCCGTGTGATACGCCGCCGGACGATAACCGGACTCAAGGCCATCTTGTGGGATAAACAGGGGGCAGGCGGCGACAGCCATCCGTTAGAGCAAATCATAGATAATTTCGCCGGGGATAAGATCCCGGTTATTCTCCTTGACCGCCATGTCCATTCGGCGTCGGGATCGAGAAAAAAATATCAACACTTAAACAAACCCCTTACCACCAAACGTTTATTCCAGCTGGCTGAATTATTGTTTGCAAACCGCCCGGTGACCGAGCTGAATAAGAAAAGTGAAGCGCAGCTCGACTTTGTTGTCCGTTGCCCGCCTCATGTATTGCTTGCCGATGACAACCTGGTTAATCAGGAGTACGGCCAGGCGGTTTTGTCAAAGCTGATGTGTGAATTTGATATTGTCGATAGCGGCAAAAAAGCATTGCAGAGCTATATAAACAAGCGCTACGACCTGGTGCTGATGGATTGCCAAATGCCGGAGATGGACGGTTATAGCGCCACCCTTGCCATCCGGGAGTATGAAGACAAACATGGCCGAACCAGGGTGCCGATAATTGCCTTGACCGCACATGCCTTGAGCAGCGAAAAGCAAAAATGTTTCGATGTGCAGATGGATGATTATTTATGCAAGCCTTATGGCATACGGGAACTGGTTGAGGTGATGAACCCGTACTTAGCCGAAGAAAAGCAGTTTGTAATCAAGCGTGATGCCAGTGCTGCCCTAAAAAGAACTCGCGGGGAAAAACCACAGGAAGCCGTGATCGATAAACAAAAGCTGGATAATATCAGGGCGCTACAAAAGCCGGATCAGGAGAATCTGCTGGTGAAGATAATCCATCGTTTTTTTACCGATGGCGAGCAAATGATCAATCAGCTTAACGACAACCGCGAACAGGAAAATTTTGAAGCGCTCAGGGCCTGTGTGCATAAGTTTAAAACCGCGGCCCGTAATCTCGGAGGCACAGGTTTAGGTGATTTATGCGAACGTTTAGAGCATCACGAGGCCGGTGATTGGCAAGGCATAGATGAGTTACTGGCACAGATTCATCAAGATTACCAGGGCTTGTTGAAAGCCCTTGGCGATATTCGTGAAAGCGAAGCCGCGGCACAGGAATAG
- a CDS encoding PhzF family phenazine biosynthesis protein codes for MKISIYQVDAFASRVFEGNPAAVCPLGHWPSDELLQKIAEANNLSETAFIVPEEKHGEKDIQLRWFTPQGEVDLCGHATLASAHVLYRHLGFSEPQIRFHTRSGELIVTQTDGGYCLDFPALTSHAITAPAALLAGLAVTPETVLAGSDYLVVLNSEEAVKNLTPDYAAWLNLDLRGVIVTAPGSDCDFVSRCFYPKYRVNEDPVTGSAHCQLAPYWQTQLTRRLLTAKQLSRRSGFMTCELKGDRVLLTGNAVDYMSGEINLP; via the coding sequence ATGAAAATAAGCATATATCAGGTAGATGCATTCGCCTCCCGGGTGTTTGAAGGCAACCCGGCCGCTGTCTGCCCTTTGGGGCACTGGCCAAGCGATGAGCTACTGCAAAAAATCGCCGAGGCCAATAACTTATCGGAAACCGCTTTTATCGTCCCCGAAGAAAAGCATGGCGAAAAGGATATCCAGCTGCGCTGGTTTACCCCGCAGGGGGAAGTGGATTTATGCGGCCATGCCACCCTGGCCAGCGCCCATGTCTTATATCGGCATTTAGGATTTAGCGAACCGCAAATCCGTTTTCACACCCGAAGCGGCGAACTGATAGTTACTCAAACTGACGGCGGCTATTGTCTCGACTTTCCGGCCTTGACATCCCACGCCATTACCGCACCTGCAGCATTGCTGGCCGGACTGGCGGTGACTCCCGAAACCGTGCTGGCAGGAAGTGATTACCTGGTGGTGCTCAACAGTGAAGAAGCCGTGAAAAACCTTACACCTGATTATGCCGCCTGGCTGAACCTGGATTTAAGGGGGGTTATAGTCACGGCGCCTGGCTCCGACTGCGATTTTGTCAGCCGTTGCTTTTACCCTAAATACCGGGTGAATGAAGATCCGGTGACCGGCTCCGCCCACTGCCAGCTGGCCCCTTATTGGCAGACACAATTAACACGCAGGCTGCTGACCGCCAAACAACTCTCCCGGCGCAGCGGTTTTATGACCTGTGAGCTAAAAGGCGACCGGGTGCTGTTAACCGGCAATGCCGTCGATTATATGTCGGGGGAGATAAACCTGCCTTAG